A window of the Hevea brasiliensis isolate MT/VB/25A 57/8 chromosome 6, ASM3005281v1, whole genome shotgun sequence genome harbors these coding sequences:
- the LOC131180686 gene encoding uncharacterized protein LOC131180686: MESDNVSEVRDAADQYINEALKLQNSDNPGLSLVSVPLNCMNYLTWSRSMVIALCAKDKLGFITGKVEKPPDNFNLFEKWRRVDCMVISWILNSISKELVEYFIYTPSAKDLWNELEQRFGVNNGPLLYNIKREIASFTQGVCH, from the coding sequence ATGGAATCTGATAACGTTAGCGAAGTAAGGGATGCGGCTGATCAGTACATCAATGAAGCATTGAAGTTGCAGAATTCTGATAATCCAGGTCTATCATTGGTAAGTGTTCCTTTAAACTGCATGAACTACTTAACCTGGAGTCGTTCTATGGTGATTGCGTTATGTGCCAAAGATAAATTGGGATTTATAACTGGAAAGGTTGAAAAACCACCAGATAATTTCAATCTGTTCGAGAAATGGAGGCGTGTAGATTGCATGGTGATATCTTGGATCTTAAATTCTATTTCAAAGGAATTAGTTGAATATTTCATATATACACCATCTGCTAAGGATCTTTGGAATGAGTTAGAACAAAGATTTGGTGTTAATAATGGACCTCTCTTATACAATATCAAGCGTGAAATTGCTTCATTTACTCAAGGAGTATGTCACTAA
- the LOC131180685 gene encoding uncharacterized protein LOC131180685 — MKTRTINEYPGARNFHRGNQAEPGLVKSATSPDTLSKLPQPSEITPSVQKAPSSPKLFSSKRINYCIIASERTRAICSLIVAFLVNVNSDSFIASRPFCIILLTDVTIVLARLFRESGNDSEEIEDEKDAG, encoded by the coding sequence atgaaaaccAGGACCATCAATGAGTATCCAGGGGCCAGAAACTTTCATAGAGGAAACCAAGCGGAACCTGGTTTGGTGAAAAGTGCGACAAGTCCTGacaccttgagcaaactgccgcAGCCTTCTGAGATCACACCATCAGTTCAAAAGGCACCAAGTTCGCCCAAATTGTTCTCTTCCAAGAGGATAAACTACTGCATTATAGCTTCAGAGAGAACGCGAGCTATTTGTTCTCTCATTGTAGCTTTTCTTGTCAATGTGAATTCAGATAGCTTCATTGCCTCAAGGCCTTTTTGCATAATCCTGTTAACTGATGTAACAATTGTGCTTGCCCGATTGTTTCGTGAGAGCGGAAATGACTCCGAGGAGATTGAGGACGAAAAAGATGCAGGTTAA
- the LOC131181005 gene encoding uncharacterized protein LOC131181005, producing the protein MGLGENYDHVRNQILIQDPLPNVNKAYSMTLSVEIQREVHGSMTQVNENVAMVAKSDFGKKDARSSKTRKGDKKDDRFCNYCNKSGHVRETCFKLNGYPDWFQDFKQKKFGKGQAHMTLQDTPLDVPTIEWGKEFSTAVHNEVAKYMKGKMNVEDVTQNCSGYAGPMD; encoded by the exons ATGGGATTAGGAGAGAATTACGATCATGTTCGTAATCAGATTCTTATTCAAGATCCATTACCGAATGTTAACAAAGCCTATTCTATGACTTTGAGTGTTGAAATACAACGAGAAGTTCATGGTTCCATGACACAGGTGAATGAGAATGTTGCTATGGTGGCTAAAAGTGATTTTGGGAAGAAGGATGCTAGAAGTAGTAAGACTCGTAAAGGAGATAAGAAGGATGATAGATTCTGCAACTATTGCAATAAAAGTGGACATGTAAGGGAAACTTGCttcaaattgaatggatatccagatTGGTTTCAAGATTTCAAACAAAAAAAATTTGGAAAAGGGCAAGCTCATATGACTCTTCAAGACACTCCATTAGATGTGCCAACAATAGAATGGGGAAAGGAGTTTTCTACTGCTGTGCATAATGAAGTCGCAAAGTATATGAAAGGCAAGATGAATGTTGAAGATGTTACCCAGAATTGTTCTGGATATGCAG GACCGATGGACTAA